From bacterium, one genomic window encodes:
- a CDS encoding hydrogenase maturation nickel metallochaperone HypA — protein MHEVGIVQELIEEIKSQAKKQNAGKVTKVKVKTGKLEELTLDSFRFWFEQLSKGTVAEGAEIMLTVTNDEGVYLEHVEMEIDE, from the coding sequence ATGCATGAAGTTGGAATTGTCCAAGAACTGATAGAAGAGATAAAATCTCAGGCTAAAAAACAAAATGCCGGCAAGGTAACAAAGGTTAAAGTAAAAACCGGTAAATTAGAAGAGCTAACTTTAGACTCATTCCGTTTCTGGTTTGAGCAGCTGAGCAAAGGAACTGTAGCTGAGGGAGCGGAAATAATGTTGACCGTCACAAATGATGAAGGAGTTTATCTCGAACATGTAGAGATGGAAATAGATGAATAA